In Capsicum annuum cultivar UCD-10X-F1 chromosome 11, UCD10Xv1.1, whole genome shotgun sequence, one genomic interval encodes:
- the LOC107847031 gene encoding protein BIC1, producing MKKENQEISCDKQGEGQHQYQDSIKNFESLSMVDDDGEKIGNYHDSAKKENQEIYHDKRGGCQYQDSVKNFGSLSMVNESEKLGLKRHWREVEGRVYVPESWGHEGSLREWMDCSSFDTILAPKGIELARKALMSQGKRARSGSGSTSTSTSRMLEIRSR from the coding sequence atgaagaaagaaaatcaagaaatctcTTGTGATAAACAAGGTGAAGGTCAACATCAATATCAAGATTCTATCAAGAACTTTGAATCATTgtcaatggtggatgatgatggAGAAAAAATAGGCAATTATCATGACTCCGcgaagaaagaaaatcaagaaatctaTCATGATAAACGCGGTGGATGTCAATATCAAGATTCTGTAAAGAACTTTGGCTCATTGTCAATGGTGAATGAATCGGAGAAATTAGGGTTAAAGAGGCATTGGAGAGAAGTTGAAGGTAGGGTTTATGTGCCAGAGAGTTGGGGACATGAGGGTTCATTGAGGGAATGGATGGATTGTTCTTCTTTTGATACAATCCTAGCTCCAAAAGGAATAGAATTAGCTCGTAAAGCCTTGATGTCTCAAGGTAAACGAGCACGTTCAGGTTCAggttcaacttcaacttcaacttcaagaatGCTCGAAATCAGAAGTAGATAA
- the LOC107848489 gene encoding transcription factor TGA9 isoform X1, producing the protein MENQRGTASTLSADHHNMPYNTSLMYHSTINSNQEPSSTFDFGELEEAIVLQGVKMSNDESIKSSLYEAAKNRPAATLEMFPSWPTRVHHTPRGSSKSRGEQSSDSGSALNTTISSKGEANLEPESPISQQQQFQEMASDSPTTGVSHTEKRKGAGSTSDRVTDAKTLRRLAQNREAARKSRLRKKAYVQQLETSRMRLAQLEQELQRARSQGLFMGGGAAGPNISSGGAMFDMEYSRWLDDDQRQISELRTALQSHLGDVELRIIVDDYIAHYDDIFRLRGIAAKSDVFHLITGVWVTPAERCFLWIGGFRPSDLIKMLIAKLDPLTQQQVVGIYSLQQSSQQAEEALSQGLEQLQQSLIETIATGPANDGMHHMAIALAKLANLEVFLHQADNLRQQTLHQLYRILTIRQAARCFMVIGEYYGRLRALSSLWASRPRETMMADDNSCQTTNELQMIQQSQYHFSNM; encoded by the exons ATGGAGAATCAAAGAGGCACAGCAAGTACTTTGTCAGCTGATCATCATAACATGCCTTATAACACAAGCCTCATGTATCATTCcacaataaa TAGTAATCAAGAACCATCATCaacttttgattttggagagttgGAAGAAGCAATTGTTCTACAAGGAGTTAAGATGAGCAATGATGAGTCTATTAAAtcat CTTTATATGAAGCAGCCAAAAACAGACCTGCAGCAACTTTGGAGATGTTCCCTTCTTGGCCTACTAGAGTCCATCACACCCCAAGA GGAAGCTCAAAATCAAGAGGAGAACAAAGTAGTGATTCAGGTTCAGCACTAAACACAACAATTTCAAGTAAAGGTGAAGCAAATTTGGAGCCAGAATCTCCTATtagtcaacaacaacaatttcaagaaaTGGCAAGTGATAGTCCAACAACAGGAGTGTCACATACTGAAAAG aGAAAGGGTGCTGGTTCAACTTCAGATAGAGTGACTGATGCTAAG ACTTTGAGACGGTTAGCTCAAAATAGAGAAGCAGCAAGGAAAAGCAGACTAAGAAAAAAG GCTTATGTACAGCAGCTAGAAACAAGTAGGATGAGACTTGCTCAATTAGAACAAGAACTTCAAAGGGCTAGATCTCAG GGGCTTTTCATGGGAGGTGGTGCTGCTGGTCCCAACATCAGCTCTG GTGGAGCAATGTTTGACATGGAATATTCAAGATGGTTAGATGATGATCAAAGACAAATATCAGAACTACGTACAGCATTACAATCACATTTAGGAGATGTTGAACTTAGAATAATTGTTGATGATTACATTGCTCATTATGATGACATTTTTAGACTCAGAGGAATTGCTGCTAAATCTGATGTCTTTCATCTCATTACTGGTGTTTGGGTAACCCCTGCTGAGCGTTGCTTCCTTTGGATCGGCGGTTTTCGACCCTCCGACCTCATCAAG ATGTTGATTGCAAAATTGGACCCTTTAACACAACAACAAGTTGTTGGGATTTATAGTCTTCAACAATCATCACAACAAGCAGAAGAAGCACTTTCACAAGGCTTAGAACAATTACAACAATCTTTAATTGAAACAATAGCCACTGGTCCTGCCAATGATGGTATGCATCATATGGCTATTGCATTGGCTAAACTTGCAAATCTTGAAGTCTTCCTTCATcag GCTGATAATTTGAGACAGCAAACACTACACCAATTGTACAGAATATTGACAATAAGGCAAGCAGCAAGGTGTTTCATGGTGATTGGTGAATATTATGGTAGACTTAGAGCCTTAAGTTCACTATGGGCATCACGTCCTAGAGA gaccATGATGGCAGATGACAACTCTTGTCAAACAACAAATGAGTTGCAAATGATACAACAATCACAATACCATTTCTCAAATATGTGA
- the LOC107848489 gene encoding transcription factor TGA9 isoform X3: MFPSWPTRVHHTPRGSSKSRGEQSSDSGSALNTTISSKGEANLEPESPISQQQQFQEMASDSPTTGVSHTEKRKGAGSTSDRVTDAKTLRRLAQNREAARKSRLRKKAYVQQLETSRMRLAQLEQELQRARSQGLFMGGGAAGPNISSGGAMFDMEYSRWLDDDQRQISELRTALQSHLGDVELRIIVDDYIAHYDDIFRLRGIAAKSDVFHLITGVWVTPAERCFLWIGGFRPSDLIKMLIAKLDPLTQQQVVGIYSLQQSSQQAEEALSQGLEQLQQSLIETIATGPANDGMHHMAIALAKLANLEVFLHQADNLRQQTLHQLYRILTIRQAARCFMVIGEYYGRLRALSSLWASRPRETMMADDNSCQTTNELQMIQQSQYHFSNM, encoded by the exons ATGTTCCCTTCTTGGCCTACTAGAGTCCATCACACCCCAAGA GGAAGCTCAAAATCAAGAGGAGAACAAAGTAGTGATTCAGGTTCAGCACTAAACACAACAATTTCAAGTAAAGGTGAAGCAAATTTGGAGCCAGAATCTCCTATtagtcaacaacaacaatttcaagaaaTGGCAAGTGATAGTCCAACAACAGGAGTGTCACATACTGAAAAG aGAAAGGGTGCTGGTTCAACTTCAGATAGAGTGACTGATGCTAAG ACTTTGAGACGGTTAGCTCAAAATAGAGAAGCAGCAAGGAAAAGCAGACTAAGAAAAAAG GCTTATGTACAGCAGCTAGAAACAAGTAGGATGAGACTTGCTCAATTAGAACAAGAACTTCAAAGGGCTAGATCTCAG GGGCTTTTCATGGGAGGTGGTGCTGCTGGTCCCAACATCAGCTCTG GTGGAGCAATGTTTGACATGGAATATTCAAGATGGTTAGATGATGATCAAAGACAAATATCAGAACTACGTACAGCATTACAATCACATTTAGGAGATGTTGAACTTAGAATAATTGTTGATGATTACATTGCTCATTATGATGACATTTTTAGACTCAGAGGAATTGCTGCTAAATCTGATGTCTTTCATCTCATTACTGGTGTTTGGGTAACCCCTGCTGAGCGTTGCTTCCTTTGGATCGGCGGTTTTCGACCCTCCGACCTCATCAAG ATGTTGATTGCAAAATTGGACCCTTTAACACAACAACAAGTTGTTGGGATTTATAGTCTTCAACAATCATCACAACAAGCAGAAGAAGCACTTTCACAAGGCTTAGAACAATTACAACAATCTTTAATTGAAACAATAGCCACTGGTCCTGCCAATGATGGTATGCATCATATGGCTATTGCATTGGCTAAACTTGCAAATCTTGAAGTCTTCCTTCATcag GCTGATAATTTGAGACAGCAAACACTACACCAATTGTACAGAATATTGACAATAAGGCAAGCAGCAAGGTGTTTCATGGTGATTGGTGAATATTATGGTAGACTTAGAGCCTTAAGTTCACTATGGGCATCACGTCCTAGAGA gaccATGATGGCAGATGACAACTCTTGTCAAACAACAAATGAGTTGCAAATGATACAACAATCACAATACCATTTCTCAAATATGTGA
- the LOC107848489 gene encoding transcription factor TGA9 isoform X2 produces MENQRGTASTLSADHHNMPYNTSLMYHSTINNQEPSSTFDFGELEEAIVLQGVKMSNDESIKSSLYEAAKNRPAATLEMFPSWPTRVHHTPRGSSKSRGEQSSDSGSALNTTISSKGEANLEPESPISQQQQFQEMASDSPTTGVSHTEKRKGAGSTSDRVTDAKTLRRLAQNREAARKSRLRKKAYVQQLETSRMRLAQLEQELQRARSQGLFMGGGAAGPNISSGGAMFDMEYSRWLDDDQRQISELRTALQSHLGDVELRIIVDDYIAHYDDIFRLRGIAAKSDVFHLITGVWVTPAERCFLWIGGFRPSDLIKMLIAKLDPLTQQQVVGIYSLQQSSQQAEEALSQGLEQLQQSLIETIATGPANDGMHHMAIALAKLANLEVFLHQADNLRQQTLHQLYRILTIRQAARCFMVIGEYYGRLRALSSLWASRPRETMMADDNSCQTTNELQMIQQSQYHFSNM; encoded by the exons ATGGAGAATCAAAGAGGCACAGCAAGTACTTTGTCAGCTGATCATCATAACATGCCTTATAACACAAGCCTCATGTATCATTCcacaataaa TAATCAAGAACCATCATCaacttttgattttggagagttgGAAGAAGCAATTGTTCTACAAGGAGTTAAGATGAGCAATGATGAGTCTATTAAAtcat CTTTATATGAAGCAGCCAAAAACAGACCTGCAGCAACTTTGGAGATGTTCCCTTCTTGGCCTACTAGAGTCCATCACACCCCAAGA GGAAGCTCAAAATCAAGAGGAGAACAAAGTAGTGATTCAGGTTCAGCACTAAACACAACAATTTCAAGTAAAGGTGAAGCAAATTTGGAGCCAGAATCTCCTATtagtcaacaacaacaatttcaagaaaTGGCAAGTGATAGTCCAACAACAGGAGTGTCACATACTGAAAAG aGAAAGGGTGCTGGTTCAACTTCAGATAGAGTGACTGATGCTAAG ACTTTGAGACGGTTAGCTCAAAATAGAGAAGCAGCAAGGAAAAGCAGACTAAGAAAAAAG GCTTATGTACAGCAGCTAGAAACAAGTAGGATGAGACTTGCTCAATTAGAACAAGAACTTCAAAGGGCTAGATCTCAG GGGCTTTTCATGGGAGGTGGTGCTGCTGGTCCCAACATCAGCTCTG GTGGAGCAATGTTTGACATGGAATATTCAAGATGGTTAGATGATGATCAAAGACAAATATCAGAACTACGTACAGCATTACAATCACATTTAGGAGATGTTGAACTTAGAATAATTGTTGATGATTACATTGCTCATTATGATGACATTTTTAGACTCAGAGGAATTGCTGCTAAATCTGATGTCTTTCATCTCATTACTGGTGTTTGGGTAACCCCTGCTGAGCGTTGCTTCCTTTGGATCGGCGGTTTTCGACCCTCCGACCTCATCAAG ATGTTGATTGCAAAATTGGACCCTTTAACACAACAACAAGTTGTTGGGATTTATAGTCTTCAACAATCATCACAACAAGCAGAAGAAGCACTTTCACAAGGCTTAGAACAATTACAACAATCTTTAATTGAAACAATAGCCACTGGTCCTGCCAATGATGGTATGCATCATATGGCTATTGCATTGGCTAAACTTGCAAATCTTGAAGTCTTCCTTCATcag GCTGATAATTTGAGACAGCAAACACTACACCAATTGTACAGAATATTGACAATAAGGCAAGCAGCAAGGTGTTTCATGGTGATTGGTGAATATTATGGTAGACTTAGAGCCTTAAGTTCACTATGGGCATCACGTCCTAGAGA gaccATGATGGCAGATGACAACTCTTGTCAAACAACAAATGAGTTGCAAATGATACAACAATCACAATACCATTTCTCAAATATGTGA